A portion of the Rhodopseudomonas sp. BAL398 genome contains these proteins:
- a CDS encoding strawberry notch family protein produces MLYAPRPAASAASLPLAPERPVSAAILAAAGQLLPHLEQGRPVSAAILRIVMEQAFGASDTTGAWDWKSAYEACEVATILFLRKYGTALFRKAESPAAALPMLAKVANLLPTHTRRSEESQSFQQFSTPVPLGVAALIAAAVTPADRVMEPSAGTGLLAVLAEMAGGALVLNELADTRADLLSHLFPAIPVTRFDAAQIDDHLDARIVPSVILMNPPFSVMANVTGRMADAAYRHIASALARLADGGRLVTITGASFAPDAPAWRAAFARLQEHGRVVFSAAIDGAVYAKHGTTIDTRLTVIDKVPADDAAAFPASPGVAPDVATLIGWIGEHVPARLPVDPAVAATMASPAPAPRTIRGYVARVAASSPARTVAEPEGVELAYDTVDWTPAEDGRITDAIYEEYGLQAIRIPGAQAHPTKLVQSVAMASVAPPKPSYRPRLPANIVTDGLLSDAQLETVIYAGEAHSDFLAGSWTLDETFDIVSAAPDDAPNAVRFRRGFMLGDGTGAGKGRQSAGIILDNWMQGRRKAVWISKSDNLLEDAQRDWSALCMERLLVTPLSRFSQGNDIRLSEGVLFTTYATLRSDDRGSKLSRVKQIVEWLGSDFDGVIIFDESHAMQNAAGGKGERGDVAASQQGRAGLRLQHALPNARVVYVSATGATTVHNLAYAQRLGLWGGEDFPFSTRAEFVEAIEDGGVAAMEVLARDLRSLGLYTARSLSYDGVEYELVEHQLTPEQTRIYDAYAGAFAIIHNNLDAAMQAANITGDSGTLNRQAKSAARSAFESAKQRFFGHLLTSMKTPTLIRSIEQDLADGHAAVIQIVSTGEALMERRLAEIPTEEWNDVRVDITPREYVLDYLAHSFPVQLYEPFTDSEGNLSSRPVFRDGQPVESRDAVARRDRLIERLASLPPVPGALDQIVQRFGTDVVAEVTGRSRRIVRKSGADSMTSPGGIDRLAVENRAASANLAETQAFMDDQKRILIFSDAGGTGRSYHADLSARNQRLRVHYLLEPGWKADAAIQGLGRTNRTNQAQPPLFRPISTDVKAEKRFLSTIARRLDTLGAITRGQRQTGGQGLFRPEDNLESHYARDALRQLYLLLVRGKVEGCSLQMFEDATGLSLMDSTGIKDELPPITTFLNRLLALTIELQGVLFTAFERLLNAKIEGAIASGSYDVGLETLQAESFIVTDRRTIHVHPGTGAEARLLTITQRQRNRPVTLAEALDHLDDPGAKLLVNERSGRAAVQIPTTSIMLDDGEIERRVRLIRPMEAHNIPIKMMDETHWVQAERIAFKAAWDVEAAEVPEYADSTIHVVSGLLLPIWKRLPNESTRVYRLQTDDGERIVGRRVSSAWVAGALAAGTSTLTPDDAFMALMDGKTILDLTEGLQLRRVRVMGANRIELSGFTDAMRDRLRAYGLFHEIISWKLRMFVPTDTTGAAILAKVLERYPVERVGEREAA; encoded by the coding sequence ATGCTTTATGCTCCCCGTCCCGCCGCCTCGGCGGCTTCGCTTCCGCTCGCGCCGGAAAGGCCCGTTTCCGCCGCGATCCTGGCCGCCGCCGGGCAACTCCTTCCCCATCTGGAACAGGGCCGGCCAGTCAGCGCCGCGATCCTGCGCATTGTCATGGAACAGGCCTTTGGCGCCTCCGACACGACGGGCGCCTGGGACTGGAAGTCCGCCTACGAGGCCTGCGAAGTCGCGACGATCCTGTTCCTGCGCAAATACGGAACCGCGCTTTTCCGCAAAGCCGAGTCTCCGGCCGCAGCCCTGCCGATGCTGGCAAAGGTCGCCAACCTTCTACCCACGCACACACGGCGATCGGAGGAAAGTCAGTCCTTCCAGCAGTTCTCGACGCCGGTGCCCCTCGGCGTGGCGGCACTGATCGCCGCCGCCGTCACGCCGGCCGATCGCGTGATGGAGCCATCCGCCGGCACTGGCCTTCTCGCTGTCCTGGCCGAGATGGCCGGGGGCGCGCTCGTTCTCAACGAGCTGGCCGACACCCGGGCCGATCTTCTGTCCCACCTCTTTCCCGCCATTCCCGTCACCCGCTTCGACGCGGCCCAGATCGACGATCATCTCGACGCGCGCATCGTGCCCAGCGTCATCCTGATGAACCCGCCGTTCTCGGTGATGGCGAATGTAACGGGCCGGATGGCTGACGCCGCCTATCGCCATATCGCCTCAGCGCTTGCGCGCCTGGCCGACGGCGGCCGCCTCGTGACGATCACCGGAGCCAGCTTCGCGCCGGATGCGCCGGCGTGGCGGGCCGCATTCGCCCGCCTGCAGGAACACGGCCGCGTCGTGTTCAGCGCCGCGATCGACGGCGCGGTTTATGCCAAGCATGGCACGACCATCGACACCCGCCTGACCGTCATCGACAAGGTTCCGGCCGATGATGCGGCGGCGTTTCCGGCTTCGCCTGGCGTCGCGCCCGACGTTGCGACGCTCATCGGATGGATCGGCGAACACGTCCCAGCGCGGCTGCCTGTCGATCCGGCCGTGGCCGCCACCATGGCTTCGCCCGCGCCGGCTCCGCGGACCATTCGCGGCTACGTCGCCCGCGTCGCCGCCTCATCGCCGGCCCGCACCGTCGCTGAGCCCGAGGGTGTCGAACTCGCTTATGACACCGTGGACTGGACGCCCGCCGAAGACGGCCGGATCACCGATGCGATCTATGAAGAATACGGATTGCAGGCGATCCGTATTCCCGGCGCTCAGGCTCACCCAACCAAGCTCGTGCAGTCCGTGGCGATGGCCTCGGTCGCGCCGCCCAAACCGAGCTATCGGCCGCGCCTGCCCGCCAACATCGTCACCGACGGGCTTCTCTCCGACGCACAGCTCGAAACCGTCATCTACGCCGGCGAGGCGCATTCCGATTTCCTCGCCGGTTCTTGGACGCTCGACGAGACCTTCGACATCGTCTCGGCCGCGCCCGATGATGCACCGAACGCCGTGCGTTTCCGCAGGGGCTTCATGCTCGGTGACGGCACCGGCGCCGGCAAGGGCCGCCAGTCGGCCGGCATCATCCTCGACAACTGGATGCAGGGCCGGCGAAAGGCGGTGTGGATATCGAAGTCCGACAACCTGCTGGAAGACGCCCAGCGCGACTGGTCGGCGCTCTGCATGGAACGCCTGCTGGTCACGCCGCTGTCGCGCTTCTCGCAGGGCAATGACATCCGCCTGTCGGAAGGCGTCCTATTCACCACCTATGCCACGCTACGGTCCGATGACCGCGGGAGTAAGCTTTCGCGCGTCAAGCAGATCGTCGAATGGTTGGGCTCCGACTTCGATGGAGTAATCATCTTCGACGAGAGCCACGCCATGCAGAACGCCGCTGGCGGCAAGGGCGAACGCGGCGATGTCGCCGCCTCGCAGCAGGGCCGCGCGGGCCTACGGCTCCAGCACGCCTTGCCGAATGCGCGCGTCGTCTATGTCTCGGCGACCGGCGCGACCACCGTCCACAATCTCGCCTACGCCCAGCGCCTCGGCCTCTGGGGCGGCGAGGACTTCCCGTTCTCCACCCGCGCCGAATTCGTCGAGGCGATCGAAGATGGCGGCGTGGCGGCGATGGAGGTGTTGGCCCGCGACCTGCGCTCGCTCGGCCTCTACACGGCCCGGTCGCTCTCCTATGACGGTGTCGAATACGAGCTGGTCGAGCACCAGCTTACCCCCGAGCAGACGCGGATCTACGACGCCTATGCCGGGGCCTTCGCCATCATCCATAACAATCTCGACGCCGCGATGCAGGCCGCCAACATCACCGGTGACAGCGGCACGCTGAATCGGCAGGCCAAGTCCGCCGCCCGCTCCGCCTTCGAATCCGCCAAGCAGCGCTTCTTCGGTCATCTGCTGACCTCGATGAAGACGCCGACCTTGATCCGGTCGATCGAGCAGGACCTGGCCGATGGCCACGCCGCAGTGATCCAGATCGTTTCGACCGGCGAAGCCCTGATGGAGCGTCGGCTCGCGGAGATCCCGACCGAGGAATGGAACGACGTCCGGGTGGACATCACCCCGCGCGAATATGTTCTGGATTATCTCGCCCATTCCTTCCCGGTGCAGCTCTACGAGCCCTTCACCGACAGCGAGGGCAATCTGTCGTCGCGGCCGGTGTTTCGCGACGGCCAGCCGGTCGAAAGCCGCGACGCCGTTGCCCGTCGTGACCGGCTGATCGAGAGGCTCGCTTCGCTGCCACCCGTCCCCGGCGCGCTCGACCAGATCGTCCAGCGCTTCGGCACCGATGTCGTAGCAGAGGTGACGGGACGTTCGCGCCGCATCGTCCGCAAGTCGGGTGCCGACTCCATGACCAGCCCCGGCGGCATCGACCGCCTCGCCGTGGAGAACCGCGCCGCCTCGGCCAATCTGGCGGAGACGCAAGCCTTCATGGATGATCAGAAACGCATTCTGATCTTCTCCGACGCCGGCGGCACCGGGCGCAGCTACCACGCCGATCTGTCGGCGCGGAACCAGCGCCTGCGCGTCCACTATCTGCTGGAGCCGGGCTGGAAGGCCGACGCCGCCATTCAGGGCCTGGGCCGCACCAACCGGACCAACCAGGCGCAGCCACCGCTGTTCCGGCCGATCTCGACGGACGTGAAGGCGGAAAAGCGCTTTCTCTCGACCATCGCTCGCCGCCTCGACACCCTGGGCGCGATCACGCGCGGCCAGCGCCAGACGGGCGGTCAAGGCCTGTTCCGGCCCGAGGACAATCTGGAGAGCCACTACGCCCGCGACGCCCTGCGGCAGCTCTACCTGCTGCTGGTGCGCGGCAAGGTCGAGGGGTGCTCACTCCAGATGTTCGAGGATGCCACGGGCCTCTCGCTGATGGATTCCACCGGCATCAAGGATGAGTTGCCGCCCATCACGACGTTCCTCAACAGGTTGCTGGCGCTGACCATCGAGCTTCAGGGTGTCCTGTTCACCGCGTTCGAGCGGCTGCTGAACGCCAAGATCGAAGGCGCAATCGCTTCGGGCAGCTACGACGTCGGGCTGGAGACGCTGCAGGCCGAGAGCTTCATCGTCACCGACCGCCGAACGATCCACGTTCATCCTGGCACCGGGGCCGAGGCTCGGCTGCTGACCATCACCCAGCGCCAGCGAAACCGTCCCGTGACGCTGGCCGAGGCGCTCGACCATCTCGATGACCCGGGCGCGAAGCTGCTGGTCAACGAGCGTTCGGGCCGCGCCGCCGTGCAGATACCAACCACCAGCATCATGCTGGACGATGGCGAGATCGAACGGCGCGTGCGGCTGATCCGGCCGATGGAGGCGCACAACATTCCCATCAAGATGATGGACGAGACCCATTGGGTGCAGGCCGAGCGGATCGCCTTCAAAGCGGCCTGGGACGTCGAGGCCGCCGAGGTGCCGGAGTATGCCGATAGCACCATCCATGTCGTCAGCGGGCTGTTGCTGCCAATCTGGAAGCGGCTGCCGAACGAGTCGACGCGGGTCTATCGCCTCCAGACCGACGACGGCGAGCGCATCGTCGGCCGCCGCGTCTCCTCCGCCTGGGTGGCCGGCGCGCTCGCGGCCGGCACGTCAACCCTGACGCCCGATGACGCCTTCATGGCGCTGATGGACGGCAAGACCATCCTCGATCTGACCGAGGGTCTTCAGCTTCGCCGCGTTCGGGTCATGGGCGCCAACCGCATCGAGCTGTCGGGCTTCACCGACGCCATGCGCGATCGCCTGCGGGCCTATGGCCTGTTTCATGAGATCATCTCGTGGAAGCTGCGGATGTTCGTGCCGACCGATACGACCGGCGCGGCCATCCTTGCCAAAGTGCTTGAGCGCTACCCGGTCGAGCGCGTCGGCGAGCGGGAGGCGGCGTGA
- a CDS encoding PAS domain S-box protein: protein MNSNNGKSDPDDMQASTTMFHSQPTKVSGGPVHFEAAESDPDPRDWLAAIIDGSEDAIISKDLGGIIRSWNLGAARVFGYSADEIVGRPITILIPEERLDEEPAILGKIRQGERVDHFETQRRRKDGSLVDLSLTVSPIRNTSGVIVGASKIARDITEQRQAQEKQRLLFSEMQHRVKNLFALTAGIVTLSAKSGASTDEIVRIIHERLSALSRAHDLTMSDAGARGLDERAISLPALLGAILEPYADQERIIIEGAAPMVSGKALTNIALLLHELATNAAKYGCLSVQDGQLQVQVLQQDGGVRLTWVETCGLHIVAPETAGFGSRLEKSLTIALGAAIDREWRSDGLTVLVSVPEKNLSS, encoded by the coding sequence GTGAACAGTAATAATGGCAAGAGCGATCCTGACGATATGCAGGCAAGCACGACGATGTTTCATAGCCAACCCACGAAAGTATCGGGCGGACCTGTGCATTTCGAGGCTGCGGAAAGCGATCCGGATCCCCGCGATTGGTTGGCCGCGATCATTGATGGGTCTGAGGATGCTATCATCAGCAAGGATCTCGGAGGCATCATCCGAAGCTGGAATCTCGGCGCGGCGCGCGTGTTCGGCTATTCGGCTGACGAAATTGTCGGACGTCCGATCACGATCCTCATTCCGGAAGAGCGGCTCGACGAAGAGCCGGCAATTCTCGGCAAAATCCGGCAGGGCGAGCGGGTCGATCATTTCGAGACCCAGCGGCGACGCAAGGATGGCTCCCTTGTCGATCTGTCCCTGACGGTCTCTCCGATCCGAAATACCAGCGGTGTGATTGTCGGGGCGTCGAAGATTGCCCGCGACATAACCGAACAACGGCAGGCTCAGGAGAAGCAGCGCCTCCTGTTCAGCGAGATGCAGCATCGCGTTAAGAACCTCTTCGCGCTCACGGCGGGCATCGTCACGTTGAGTGCCAAGTCGGGGGCAAGCACTGACGAAATAGTCCGGATCATCCACGAGCGGCTCAGCGCGCTTTCCCGCGCTCATGATTTAACGATGTCCGACGCAGGGGCCAGAGGCTTGGACGAACGGGCTATAAGCTTGCCTGCGCTTTTGGGGGCGATCCTGGAGCCTTATGCGGATCAGGAGAGGATCATCATCGAGGGCGCAGCTCCGATGGTTAGCGGCAAGGCGCTGACCAACATTGCGCTTCTGCTGCACGAACTGGCGACGAACGCGGCCAAGTACGGCTGTCTGTCGGTTCAGGACGGCCAGCTTCAGGTACAGGTCTTGCAACAAGATGGTGGGGTCAGGCTGACCTGGGTTGAAACGTGCGGGCTGCACATCGTTGCTCCGGAGACGGCGGGCTTCGGCAGCCGCCTGGAAAAGAGTCTAACGATTGCGCTTGGGGCCGCTATCGATCGCGAATGGCGATCTGACGGGCTGACTGTGCTGGTCAGCGTTCCGGAGAAAAACCTGTCGAGTTGA
- a CDS encoding flavin reductase family protein codes for MAKLPKKSDFPVSQVRRYLEPGPIVLVSSKWQGATNIMTLGWHTILEFSPSLVGLMISGGNHSHRMIRESRECVINLPTTALTDTVVGIGNTSGAEIDKFAKFNLTAEDASEIDAPLISECHASFECRLHDDALVDKYNFFIFEVVKAHVAASPKHPATLHYTGDGVFVVSGKIISRRSLFRPEML; via the coding sequence ATGGCCAAGCTTCCCAAGAAGAGCGATTTCCCGGTGAGCCAGGTGCGGCGCTATTTGGAGCCCGGCCCGATCGTGCTGGTGTCGTCGAAGTGGCAGGGCGCGACCAACATCATGACGCTCGGCTGGCACACGATCCTGGAATTCTCGCCGTCTCTGGTCGGCCTGATGATCTCCGGCGGCAATCACAGTCACCGCATGATCCGCGAGAGCCGGGAGTGCGTGATTAACCTACCGACGACGGCGCTGACCGATACCGTGGTCGGGATCGGCAACACGTCAGGAGCCGAAATCGACAAGTTCGCCAAATTCAATCTCACGGCGGAAGACGCGAGCGAGATCGATGCGCCTCTCATCAGCGAATGCCATGCCAGCTTCGAATGCCGCCTTCACGACGATGCGCTGGTCGACAAGTACAATTTCTTCATCTTCGAGGTGGTGAAGGCGCATGTGGCCGCATCGCCGAAGCATCCCGCGACGCTGCACTACACCGGCGACGGCGTGTTCGTGGTGTCAGGCAAGATCATCAGCCGCAGATCGCTGTTCCGACCTGAAATGCTGTGA
- a CDS encoding toprim domain-containing protein — protein sequence MARQDASELAIRLGRQAEAVCRHYLSAGHREGRYWLVGDVRNTRGRSMFVRLKGGETGKGAAGKWTDAATGEHGDLLDVIRESCGLVDFKDVADEARTFLSMPHPEPDRPHGGERKSPAQTGSPEAARRLFGMAQPISGTLVKTYLRTRGITDLHGTGSLRFHPRCYYRPDEYSPTETWPAMIASVTDLAGHQTGAHRTWLAPDGSDKAPIDTPRRAMGDLLGHAVRFGVAGEVMAAGEGIETMLSLRMALPNMPMAAALSAAHLSAISFPDTLRRLYIARDNDPAGDGAMAALIERANAAGIEAVVVSPTLGDFNEDLRLAGLDSLRAAARVQIAPQDVARFMALAA from the coding sequence ATGGCGCGGCAGGACGCTTCCGAACTGGCGATCCGTCTCGGCCGGCAGGCCGAGGCGGTGTGCCGCCACTATCTCTCCGCCGGTCATCGGGAGGGCCGCTACTGGCTGGTCGGCGACGTCCGCAACACGCGGGGCCGCTCGATGTTCGTGAGACTGAAGGGCGGCGAAACCGGCAAGGGCGCCGCCGGCAAATGGACCGACGCCGCCACCGGCGAGCATGGCGACCTGCTCGACGTCATCCGCGAGAGCTGCGGCTTGGTTGACTTCAAGGACGTCGCCGATGAGGCGCGCACCTTTCTGTCGATGCCGCATCCCGAACCGGACCGCCCGCATGGTGGCGAGCGCAAGTCACCGGCGCAGACCGGCTCACCCGAAGCGGCACGGCGGCTCTTTGGCATGGCGCAGCCGATTTCGGGCACGCTCGTAAAGACGTATCTCCGCACACGCGGCATTACGGATTTGCACGGAACCGGAAGCCTGCGTTTTCATCCTAGGTGCTATTATCGGCCCGACGAGTATTCCCCGACCGAGACTTGGCCAGCGATGATCGCATCGGTCACCGATCTCGCCGGACATCAGACCGGCGCGCACCGCACCTGGCTCGCACCTGACGGTTCGGACAAGGCCCCGATCGACACCCCGAGACGGGCGATGGGTGACCTCCTCGGACATGCCGTTCGCTTCGGTGTGGCGGGCGAAGTGATGGCGGCGGGCGAAGGGATCGAGACGATGCTGTCGCTCAGGATGGCGCTGCCCAACATGCCGATGGCGGCGGCGCTCTCGGCGGCGCATCTCTCCGCCATCTCGTTCCCCGACACGCTGCGCCGGCTCTACATCGCCCGCGACAATGATCCGGCCGGCGACGGTGCGATGGCAGCATTGATCGAACGGGCGAACGCGGCCGGGATCGAGGCTGTCGTGGTGTCTCCAACATTGGGCGACTTCAACGAGGATCTCCGCTTGGCAGGTCTGGATAGCCTCCGGGCAGCGGCCCGGGTGCAGATCGCGCCCCAGGACGTCGCACGCTTCATGGCGCTGGCGGCATAG
- a CDS encoding IS701 family transposase → MESDWRSELEAWLAPFVAALRNKTRGRMCPAYIAGLIGPGDRKSVQPMAARDGEVSYDRLHHFIGSGIWDEAPLETALLAEADSQVGGEDAWLIIDDTTLPKKGSHSVGVAPQYASALGKNANCQTLVSLTLASREVPVMVGLRLFLPESWTSDLARLDRAGVPDGHHAYRTKPEIALAEIDRVRSAGVRFGCVLADAGYGLSGHFRQGLSERGLTWAVGIPFKQKVYPADVTMIFPVAGRGRPRKNAIPDITSVSAQTMLEAAPWRKVSWRRGTKGRLSARFAAIRVRVADGPPQRIHDMGAQHLPGEEVWLIGEHRSTGERKYYLSNLPGETPIKQLAGAIKARWICEQAHQQLKEELGLDHFEGRSWKGLHRHALLSMIAFAFLQFLRLKQAKGGKKRPRTATAAEPSQNQASHH, encoded by the coding sequence ATGGAATCGGACTGGCGGAGCGAGTTGGAGGCGTGGCTTGCGCCGTTTGTGGCGGCGTTGCGGAACAAGACACGTGGGCGGATGTGTCCGGCCTACATAGCGGGCTTGATTGGTCCAGGTGATCGCAAGAGTGTGCAGCCGATGGCCGCGCGCGACGGCGAGGTCAGCTACGATCGGCTGCATCATTTCATCGGTAGCGGCATCTGGGACGAAGCTCCGCTGGAGACGGCATTGCTTGCCGAGGCCGACAGCCAGGTCGGTGGCGAGGATGCCTGGCTGATCATTGACGATACCACCTTGCCGAAGAAGGGCAGTCATTCGGTAGGGGTAGCACCGCAATATGCCTCGGCGCTCGGCAAGAACGCCAACTGCCAGACGCTGGTATCGCTGACCTTGGCATCGCGTGAAGTGCCGGTCATGGTAGGCTTGCGGCTATTCCTGCCGGAGAGTTGGACTTCCGATTTGGCCCGGCTTGATCGCGCCGGTGTGCCCGACGGCCATCATGCCTACAGGACCAAGCCGGAGATCGCGCTGGCCGAGATCGACAGGGTTCGTTCCGCTGGTGTTCGCTTTGGCTGCGTTCTCGCTGATGCAGGGTATGGCCTCTCTGGCCACTTCCGCCAGGGTCTGAGCGAGCGCGGCCTTACCTGGGCCGTCGGCATACCGTTCAAGCAGAAGGTCTACCCCGCGGATGTCACGATGATCTTTCCCGTCGCCGGGCGAGGCCGTCCTCGCAAGAACGCGATACCGGACATCACCTCGGTATCGGCGCAGACCATGCTGGAGGCGGCGCCATGGCGCAAGGTCAGCTGGCGGCGCGGGACAAAGGGACGGCTCTCCGCCCGCTTCGCTGCGATTCGTGTTCGGGTCGCAGACGGACCACCACAGCGTATCCATGATATGGGCGCCCAGCACCTGCCCGGCGAAGAGGTCTGGCTCATCGGCGAACATCGCTCGACCGGTGAGCGCAAGTATTACCTGTCCAATCTCCCGGGCGAGACGCCGATCAAGCAGCTGGCCGGCGCCATCAAGGCTCGTTGGATCTGCGAGCAGGCGCACCAGCAACTCAAGGAAGAACTCGGCCTCGACCATTTTGAGGGCCGATCATGGAAAGGCCTGCATCGACACGCGCTGTTGTCGATGATCGCCTTCGCCTTCCTTCAGTTCCTCCGCCTCAAACAGGCCAAGGGGGGAAAAAAGAGGCCCAGGACCGCCACCGCAGCCGAGCCTTCCCAAAATCAGGCAAGCCATCATTGA
- a CDS encoding IS5 family transposase produces MCPFDPDVRFHHRARPCLGGRRKRGQQGQALGRSRGGFTTKIHAKSDNSGGIIAFDLTGGQVADTTRFVTLLDMGPDITPRAALGDKGYSSKANRAASRARGIAPVIPHKVNEKNKPAFFAKTLYKARARIEQGFGRLKRFKRVALRCEKTAQNFRSIVSFAAGLCLVKFVHTA; encoded by the coding sequence ATCTGCCCATTTGATCCAGATGTTCGATTCCACCATCGTGCGCGCCCATGTCTCGGCGGCCGGCGCAAAAGGGGGCAGCAAGGCCAGGCGCTCGGCCGCTCGCGCGGTGGGTTCACGACGAAAATCCACGCCAAATCGGACAATTCGGGCGGGATCATCGCGTTCGATCTGACCGGCGGCCAGGTTGCGGACACAACCCGTTTCGTGACCCTGCTCGACATGGGGCCAGACATCACCCCACGCGCCGCGCTGGGGGACAAAGGCTATTCCAGCAAAGCCAATCGCGCCGCCTCACGAGCGCGCGGTATCGCCCCGGTGATTCCTCACAAAGTCAACGAGAAGAATAAGCCTGCCTTCTTCGCCAAGACGCTCTACAAGGCCCGCGCCCGTATCGAGCAGGGCTTCGGACGGCTCAAGCGCTTCAAACGCGTCGCTCTGCGATGCGAAAAAACCGCACAGAATTTCCGATCAATCGTCAGCTTCGCTGCCGGTCTATGCTTGGTCAAATTCGTCCACACGGCCTAG
- a CDS encoding DUF2493 domain-containing protein, protein MSEHDDYEPHHASSPTDHILSELQLYGFRPFTDEPDPRPLPEGDHVAGAIADIFDALIVTLEDTRLEPDLDDLLWSTVNLFHRATDRIERELDDNEQAQRRGQREQDGSEVKAVELERLTAEGQTLIERRNAFELMRDQAAEHYERHTGSNWRPRSGSMVNHRNLTSAMIDSRDFLAAKKRADNQVLLPAGPKIAFTGGLDFNDHRLIWAKLDQVHAKHPDMVLLHGKSPKGAEKIAAKWADTRKVSQVGFAPDWTKHAKAAPFKRNDQMLDVLPIGVIVFPGTGIQDNLADKARKLGIPLFDFRQKGGGA, encoded by the coding sequence ATGAGCGAGCACGACGACTACGAACCGCACCACGCCTCTTCCCCCACCGACCATATCCTTAGCGAACTCCAACTTTACGGCTTCCGTCCCTTCACGGATGAACCCGATCCCCGACCGCTTCCGGAGGGCGACCATGTCGCCGGCGCCATCGCCGACATCTTCGACGCCCTGATCGTCACCCTGGAGGACACCCGCCTCGAGCCCGACCTCGACGATCTCCTCTGGTCGACCGTCAACCTCTTCCACCGAGCCACCGACCGGATCGAGCGCGAGCTGGACGACAACGAGCAGGCGCAGCGCCGCGGCCAGCGCGAGCAGGACGGCAGTGAGGTGAAGGCTGTCGAGCTGGAGCGCCTGACCGCCGAGGGCCAGACCCTGATCGAACGCCGCAACGCTTTCGAGCTGATGCGCGACCAGGCCGCCGAACACTATGAGCGCCACACCGGATCGAACTGGCGACCGCGCAGCGGATCGATGGTCAACCATCGCAACCTGACCTCGGCGATGATCGACAGCCGGGACTTCCTCGCCGCCAAGAAACGCGCCGATAATCAGGTGCTGCTGCCCGCCGGTCCAAAGATCGCCTTCACCGGCGGGCTCGATTTCAACGATCACCGCCTGATCTGGGCCAAACTCGATCAGGTCCACGCCAAGCACCCCGACATGGTGCTGCTGCACGGCAAGTCGCCCAAGGGCGCCGAAAAGATCGCGGCCAAATGGGCCGACACCCGCAAGGTGTCGCAGGTCGGCTTCGCTCCCGACTGGACGAAACACGCCAAGGCCGCACCGTTCAAGCGCAACGATCAGATGCTGGACGTCCTGCCGATCGGGGTCATCGTCTTCCCAGGCACCGGCATTCAGGACAACCTCGCCGACAAGGCAAGGAAACTCGGCATCCCACTGTTCGACTTCCGCCAGAAAGGAGGCGGCGCGTAA